The Alcaligenes faecalis sequence CAGCAGGGATTTTTCAATCTGCACCGGGCCGGGTTGGCTGCGTATATCCAACGTGATCTGGTCGATGGTGTCGCCATAAATGGCTTTAAGCGCATGCAAGGCGGCATACACGGCCTCGTCCGCCTGGCTGCTTTCCTTGCTGGCGCCTTGGCCGTCCAGTCGGGCCAGCTCCAGCAGTCGCTGCAAAATGTTCTGTAGCTGTTGCACCCCCTGGTCTGCCTGGCTTAAGGCCGTATCCAGCGTGTCGCGTTCACCGGGGCGTTGGGCGGCCAGATGGGCAACTTGAATATGGGTTTTGATGCCTGTCAGCGGAGTGCGCAGTTCGTGAGCCGCGCTATCGGTAAAGCGGCGCTCGCGCATGATGGCGGCTTGTTGCCGCTTCAGTAGTTCTTCAATGGTTTGCAGCAAAGGTTGCAGCTCAACGGGGGCGTTGACGTTAGGCAGCGGGCTGTCGTCACCGGGGCGGCGGCGCGACAGCAAATCCCGAATTCGCTCCAGTGGGGCCAAGCCGTGACTGATACCAATCCATAACAGCAGCAGGCTGCCAAACAAGGCCACCACAAAGGGCAGGCCGGCCGATAGCATGATTTCTCTCACCAGCGATTCGCGTATCTCGATGCTGTCGGCGGCGGCAATCTGGATATGGCCTTCACGCAGGACAAAGGTACGCCATCGTTTGCCACCATGCACGTGAGTGCTAAAGCCCAACGCAACTTGCGACATGTCGGGGCTGCCCGCAGTACGGCTGACAGCCTGGATCTCCACTTCGCTACGCACCACGCTGATCTCGCACGCGACTCCGTCGCGGGCAATGATGTCTAACGGGTGTTCAGCTGATTGGGCCAGATCCTGCAAATTCGGGAATTGCGCTACCAGTCCGGCCACCATGCGCGCCGATGCGGCTAATCGGCTATCCAGCGCCTCTCGCAAGGAGTGACGCGCATCCATCAGCATCCAAGTGGCGACCGCACTCCAGAGTACGGTCAGGGAAATGCCGATAATCAGCAGCAATCGAAGGCGTAAGCTCATGGCGTCCAATCCCTAACCAGCAGGTCCCAGCTTGTAGCCCAGGCCACGTACGGTCTCCACAATATGGCTACCCAGCTTGCGGCGTAAATGGTAGATGTGCACATTGATGGCATTGCTTTCCAGATCCTGACCGTAGCCATAGACGCTGTCACACAATTGTTCGGCGCTCAGGATGGTGTGGGGTTTATTGAGCAAGGCGCGCAGCAAGGACAGTTCGCGGCGAGCCAGGCTGACCGGCTTGCCATCCAGCGTGACATGGCCGGTGGAGGCACAGAAACTGAGTCGTCCATATTCGATGCAATCGGTTTCATGGCCGGCTACCCGTCGTGTCAAAACATGCAGACGAGCCAGCAATTCGTCCAGGTCAAAAGGTTTGATGACGTAATCATCGCCCCCGCCCAGCAGCCCTTCGACCCGGTGATGCAGGGCATCGCGGGCCGTCAAAATCAGAATGGGCAATTTGCGGCCTTGTTCGCGCCAGCGACGCAGCAGCGTCAGCCCGTCCTGATCGGGCAAACCCAGATCCAGAATACAGACATCAAAGTGCGAAGACAGCAAGGCGGTGTCGGCCAGGCTGGCCGTGCCAACGTGGTCAACCGTCAGCCCGTGCAGTCGCAGACCCGCCACAATTCCGCTGGCGACAAGCGCGTCATCCTCAACCAGTAAAACGTGCATTCTTTCCCCCGTCGCGAATGCGGCTTGTGTAGGCAAAGCCTGATTTTTATTACGTTTCGGCGTTCATGTTAGCAGCCTTGGGAGCAGCGGCGAGAGAGGAAATTCTCTTAATTTGGCCTTAATCCTGATCCTCTACTGTGCTGTAGATTGCATTGCATTTGTATCTCGGTACTTACTTTTTTAATAAAACCGGCTTGGGCAATGGCGTTTCTTTAGGCTTAGCCGCATGACAGATATCGGGTATTAACTCACATGACTCCTATATTAGGAATATTACTGGCGACCAGTTTTGTCGCCTCTTTGGTGGCACTGGGCATTCTTGTCTGGGCCGTGGCAAACAAGCTGATTTTCGTTGGGAAGAACGAAGCCGAGACCATCTTCATGAAAGGTGAGCTCGGGCAGCCGGATGATAGTGCTTCTTTTGGGGGAGAGAACGAAGCACAGACGCATCGTTTTGATGTTTTGCGTGCGGGCATTGACCGCAGTGGTCGGGGGCCGGTTCTGCTGCTGGTCACCGTCGGGATTACCTGGCTGCTGATCGGGTCGGTGTTTGGCGTAGTGGCTTCGCTGAAACTGCATTGGCCCGATTGGTTGGCCGACGTGGCGCAAGTAACTTTTGGTCGGGCGCGTACCTTGCACCTGAACATCGTGGCTTATGGCTGGCTGTCGGTGACCGGGATTGGTGTGGCCTTGTGGCTGTTGCCGCGCATTTTTCATACGCCTTTGCGACGTCCCACGATGGTGTATGTCGGCGCTGCCTTGTGGACCCTGGGGGTACTGGGCGGCACGATTGCCGTCGCCAATGGCTGGTCCGATGGGATCGAGTGGCTGGAATTTCCCTGGCAGATCGACATTTTGTTGGCGGTAGGGGGCTTTTTCCTGGCCTGGCCTGCGATTGAGACTGCAGCCAACCGCAAGTCGCGCCACATCTATGTGTCGGGTTGGTACTTCCTGGCCGGCATGGTCTGGTTTCCCTTCCTGTTCCTGGTGTCCAACATCCCTGGCCTGCACATCGGTGCCCAGCAAGCCACCGTGAATTGGTGGTTTGCTCACAATGTGCTGGGGCTGTGGCTGACGCCCATGGGGGTGGGGGCGGCTTACTACATCATCCCCAAAATCATCGGCAAGCCCGTGTATTCCTACAACGTGTCCTTGCTGGGTTTCTGGAGTCTGGCGCTGTTCTACAGCCAGGTCGGTATTCACCACTTGATGGGCGGGCCGGTGCCAACCTGGGCGGTCACCTTGTCCGTGGTACACAGCATCATGATGTTTGTGCCGGTGATTGCCGTGGCGATTAACCAGCACGTCACCGTTGCACAGAACCTGTGGGCCTTCAAGCAATCCATGGCGCTGCGTTTTGTGTGGATTGGCGCGCTCATGTACACCTTGTCCTCTTTTCAGGGCTCGCTGGAGGCGATCCGTTCGGTGAATTCGGTGACGCACTTTACGCATTACACCGTGGGTCACGCTCACTTGGGTGCCTACGGCTTTGTGTCCATGGTGATGTTCGGCACGCTGTATTACATGATGCCGCACATTTTGGGCCGTCGTTGGCCCTTCCCGGCTCTGATCAAGACCCATTTCTGGCTGGTGACGGCTGGCTTCACCATTTACGTGTTGGCTCTGAGCATTGCCGGTGTGGTGCAGGGCATGGGCTTGATGGACCCAGGTTCAAGCTTTGGCGAGATCACTCGCAAGATGGTTCCGTATCTGGAAGCTCGCTCTATGGGCGGCACCATGATGACCTTGGGCCATTTCATTTTTGCGGCTCACTTTGCCTTGCTCTTGTTGCGCAAAGACTCCGCGGTTAATGCGACTCCTACACTTGCTCAGGCAGATGCGTCATGAATCGACTCTTACCTTTACTCATCGGGGCCATTGGCGTGTTGCTGCTGGCGACCTTGATGCTGGTGATCCTGCCAGCCTGGCAACTGCGTACTTCGGAACCGCCCGAGCCGCTGAAACCTTATACCGCTCAGCAATTGTTGGGACGTGAGGCGTACGTGGCCAATGGCTGTTTGTACTGCCACAGCCAGCAGCCACGCTCCACCGGTCAAACGTTGTTTGATACTTCACAGGGATGGGGTCGTGCGTCCACTCCGGGCGATTACTTCTACGACTCGCCTCACTTGCTGGGCACCATGCGTACCGGTCCGGACCTGTTCAACGTGGGTGCACGCATGAAAAGCCGTGACTGGCATTTGACCCATCTGTATCAGCCCCGTGCGATTTTTGACTGGAGCCTGATGCCGTCCTACCCCTATATGTTCGAGCTGAAAGATCAACCGGCTGAAGGTGACGTGGTCGTGCGTTTGCCAGAATCCTTGCAGCCTGCGGGCAAACACGTGGTTGCCCGTAAGGAGGCCCTGGATTTGGTGGAGTATCTGTTGGCGCTGGATCGCACCTATGCGACCACTGCCCAGGAACTGGATAAACGCGACCGAGGCTACGATCGTCGCCCCGCTGAAGCCTTGATGGATTCGGGCGCTAAATAGGACAAGTCATGACAATGGAAAAAGTTTCTAGTTCGCCCCAGGTCGAGAACATCGACCCCACCTTTGAGCCGTGGGAGCCACCGCGTCCCATTCCGATCTTCCTGTTGGCTGTGCTGTTCGCTTTGGCCCTGGCCGGTGTGGGCTTGTACCTGCACGATCTGGCACCGCATGCTGCGCCCGATGAGCCGACCGCCCCCATTCCTGCTTCCAACGTGGGGGGGGCTCCTGTGGTACCCGTCATTGCCGCATTGAAGGATGCCCCTGTGCTGGTGCATTCCGGGCAGGGCAGTGTGTGGAGCTGTGCCTCCTGTCATGGCCAGGCCGGCGAAGGTGCAGGCATCACGCCGCGTTTGGCCGGTATGCCAGAAGCGTATCTGCTCAAGCAACTGGAGGATTTTGCCAACGGAACCCGTCTGAATGAGTCCATGCAGTATGTGGCGCGTGGCTTGAAGCCGGACGATATGAAAGAGCTGGCTAGCTATTACGCCAAGCTGCCTGCTCCTGCTATTCATGTGCCCAGTTCGGATGCGAACCTGGCCCGTGGCGAGGTCCTGTTTCATCAAGGGGACTGGAAACAGAACGTGCCAGCCTGCATTAGTTGCCACGGTAGTCAGGGTGAAGGGGTTGGGGCGTCCTTCCCGCCTTTGGCCGCGCAGCAAGCCGAGTACTTGTTCAGCCAGTTGTCGGCCTGGAAGGGCGGGCATCGCCACAACTCGCCGCAAAACCTGATGGACGACATTGCATCGCGCTTGTCCTATGAGGACTTGTATGCGGTTTCCTACTATGCCGCCTCGCTGCCCGTTGATGGCCAGCAGGCGAAATAAGATCAGAACAGAGAGCTTTTCATGAAAGACACTCAACACAATGGTCGCAGCAAGCCCGCTATGTCGGGTGGACGCAGGCTGGCCTGGGGGGCTGGCATTGGTGTGCTGCTTTTTGCAATTGGCTATGGCTTGAATGCCAAGGGCTGGCTGTCCTTTTCGCTGGGATCGCCCGATGAGGGAACCTCTCAACTGGGCGAGGCTACCTATAGTCGTGCGGCGATGGAAGCGGATCGCAAGACCCAAAGCAAGGATAAGTTAGCGGTGACCGCCGGAATGCCGGTGGGGGCAGATGGGTATTACCTGCCCCCTGCAGAGAGCAGCATTCCGGATACCCCTTATGGTGAAGCGGTTCGCCGTGGTCGCACTATTTTTATGGAAACCTCCACGTCCGTGTCGGATCACGTGGGCAACACCCTGGCCTGTGTGAACTGTCACCTGGATGCGGGACGTCGTGAGCACTCGGCACCCATGTGGGGCGCGTATATTCGTTACCCGGCGTATCGCTCCAAAACCAAGGCCATCAGTACCCTGGAAGATCGCATCATGGGCTGTTTTACGTATTCGATGAACGCCCAGGCTTCGCCTTCGGGTGTTGCGCCGCCCGCTGGCAGTGATGTGTATCGTGACTTGATGACCTATATGTACTGGATGTCCGATGGGGCGCCGACGGGCCAGAAGTTGCCAGGTTCCGGCTTTCCCAAGCTTAACAAGACCGAGCTGGGCTATGACGTAGCGCGGGGTAAAGAGGTTTACACCAACAATTGTGTGTTGTGTCACGCGGTGGACGGTCAGGGACAGAAAGATGCTGAAAGTGGCGTGGTGTTCCCGCCTTTGTGGGGGGCAAACTCCTACAACTGGGGAGCGGGTATGGCACGGATTGATACGGCAGCCGGCTTTATCAAGGCCAATATGCCTTTGGGTAAACCGTTTTCCTTGTCTGATCAGGATGCCTGGGACGTCGCGGCGTATATCAACAGTCACGAGCGTCCCAGGGATGCGCGTCAGAAGGGGACGGTTGAGCAAGCGCGAGTGGAGTTTCACAACGGTGAGGAAAGTTACTACGGCAAGGAAGTGAACGGCGTGATTTTGGGTGGAGGCGTGGAGAAGTAAGCCTTTGGCCTGTTTGCCGTTTGTTTGAAGATTAAGCCGCCTCAGTTTCTTTTGGGAACTGGGGCGGTTTTGTTTTGGGCTTCTTCTTCTTCTTCTTCTTCTTTGTTTTCTTGCTCGCTGGGGAGCGGGGCAGTCTGTGGGCGAAAGCAGGAGGTGTGTTGACTATGGAGAGTGTAGAGGCTGCCTGTTTAGATAGTGCCTCGTGAAAACGCCGGTCTGGGCCGGGGGGCCGTCCTCTGGGCTTGGCTCCTTGCCGGTGCTGCGCACCGGTACCCTGGTCAGGCTTGCTATTCGGGCGCATCCTGAACTCGCGAAAGTGCCTTGTCCCCCGGACAAGGCACAAGCATTTCGCTCAAACAACAGGACGCTTGAACCCCGAATAGCAAGCCCGCCTGCGGCAAGAAGCCTGAATTGCCCGGAGGACGGCCCCCCGGCCCAGACCGGCTCACAATGACCATAAATATGAGGCCTTCTTCCTTCTTGTGGCAGAAGGATTGTCTTTGCAAATAATCGCTGAGAGCTGTTTCGGTCCTGCTGGGGTGTTGGGGCGATTCAGAGTGCTGGCCGCAGGCGAGGGCTCAATCGGGGGTGCAAGCATCCTGCTGTTTGAGCACGACGCTTATGGTTTGTCCGGGGGACAAACCATCGTGCGAGTTCAGGATGCGCCCCGATTGAGTTCTCGACAAGGGGACCGGTGCGCAGCGCCGGCCAGTGCTCAGCCCCGACACCCCAGCAGGACCGAAACAGCGTGTCCCCAGAGACTAACCTTGCAAAGGCAATCTTTAACGAGAGTGAAGAGCCGAAAGAGCCTACAAAGCCACCAAACGCTTCAAATCCAGCAAGGTGAAATGTCCATGATCCAGCCATCCGCCGGTATCAATGAAAAACACGTTCCCCAATTGCCGCATCTTGTGCGTTGTCTGGTGTCCATGCACTAAGGCCCGGAGGCCATCCACCCTGCCATCGTAGCCAGTCACATAGCGGTCCCTGGACCACATACAGGCATGGCGGTCATGGGCATCAAAACCATCGGTATGAATGTGTTGCCAATCATCGTAGGGAAAGTCGGCATGGACTATCCCCACCAATCCCAAGGGTGTTTCAACTTCCATTGCCAAAGGCAGGGCTTGAAGGCGTTGGGCGATAAGCGCCTGTTCGTCCGAAGTGCAATCGTCCAGCCAGCGCCCGCCATGCACACGATGATCCACTTCCTGAATGGGCTGCCCAATCGCCCGCCGCCAGGTCAACTGCTCGTGATTGCCACAAATCGCATGAAACCAGGATAGGTCCAGCCACTCCAGAACATGATGCGACTCCGGACCGCGATCCACCAGATCGCCCACCGAAAAAAGCCGGTCCTTGGACGGATCAAAGCGAATCCGCTTTAAAGAGGCGTGCAGCTTGGTGAAGCAACCGTGAATGTCGCCAACCGCAATATCGCGTCCCAAGGTGTTCTGACTAAAGCGTGCTACCGACATGATGATGAGACTCAGACGAGGTGAAACCTGCTCATCACGGTACTCAGAGCGGCAGGCCGAGTCAAGAAAGAGGGAATGGTGCCATGGCACTCCAGGTAGAACCGTTCATAGAGAAGAGATGGAGTGGGGATGTGATTGCAGCCGAATCGCGCTGTTGAGCAAGCTGCCCGTACAGAGCGGCTTGGTCTAAAATCGTTCGATCTTGATATCTTCTCCATTTGAATCCCGAGGTTTTCATGTCTCAACCCCGCACCCCCGTTGATCCGGACGGCCTGCTTGAATATTCGGTGGTCTACACCGACCGTGCCTTGAACCATATGTCCAAGACCTTCCAGGACGTGATGCGCGAAATCTCCCGCACGCTCAAACAGGTCTATCAGGCGCATTCGGCCATTGTGGTGCCGGGCAGTGGCTCGTTTGGCATGGAAGCGGTGGCCCGTCAGTTTGCAACGGACCGCAAGTGCATGGTGATACGCAATGGCTGGTTCAGCTACCGCTGGACTCAGATTTTTGACATGGGTTCCATCCCTGCCAGCACCACGGTTCTGAAAGCCCGCCCGATCGAGGAAGGCAAGCAGGCCGCTTACGCACCGGCCCCGATTGAAGAAGTCGTTGCTGCGATTCAGGCTGAAAAACCGGCCTTGGTCTTTGCCCCGCATGTGGAAACGGCCTCCGGCATCATGCTGCCCGACGACTATATGCGCCAGGTCGCGGAGGCGGTGCATGCGGTAGGCGGTCTGTTTGTGCTGGACTGCATTGCATCGGGCACGGTGTGGGTGGATATGAAGGAGGTGGGCGTTGACGTGCTGATCAGCGCCCCGCAAAAAGGGTGGACCGGTTCGGCATGTTGCGGCTTGGTGATGCTGAGCGAGCGGGCTCGTCAACACATTGAAACCACGACCAGTACCAGCTTCGCCTGCGATCTGCGCAAGTGGCTACAGATCATGGAAACCTATGAGAACGGGGCCCATGCCTATCACGCGACCTTGCCCACGGACTCCTTGAAGGTGTTGCAAGAAGCAATGGCCGAGACGGAAGCTCTGGGCTTTGACTGGATCCGCAATCGTCAGTTGGAGCTGGGCCGCAAGGTGCGAGCCTTGTTACGTGAACATGGTTTCCGCAGCGTGGCCGCAGCGGGTTTTGAAGCGCCGGGTGTGGTGGTGTGCTACACCACGGACGACGGGATTCATTCGGCAGCGAAGTTTGCCAAGGCGGGTTTGCAAGCTGCCTCGGGCGTGCCTTTGCAATGTGATGAACCTGCTGATTTCAAGACCTTCCGAATCGGTCTGTTTGGCCTGGATAAACTGAATAATCTGGAACGCTCGGTGGAGCGTTTGGCCAAGGCGCTGGATGCGATTGAAGAACAGTAAACCGCTGTTGTAGCGGTTGCTAAATGAGAAGGGAGTCGTAAATAGCTCCCTTTTTTATTCCTGCTGCACAAGAACGTTCGGCTTGATTTTTGCCGACTATTGACTGGTATTCCCAGGGGTTTGGGGAGCTTGATTGAGCTCGCCCATGGCAAAAGCCAGATTCACAGAGCCAACCAGACCTGCTGTATGAGCAGCAGTTTGGGCTTCTTGGGCTCCCAGCAGTCCGCTGTGTGCTTCGGTCAGCAAGGTCATGCCGGTCAGGCCTTCCTGGTAGGACTCCAGCGCACCTTGGTAGGTGATCTGGGCGGCTTCGACCAGGCTGGTAGCGGCTTGATGCGACTCCAGGGCGGCTCGCAGTGCGTCGGCGGCGATGATCATTTGCTTGTAGGCGTCCTGCTCGGTTTTGGCAACGCGTTCGCGTGCGGTGTCCGCACGTAGCTGGGCCTCGCGTACCTGCTTGTTGCGCAGTCCGGCGTCGTAGAGCGGGATACTGAGTGCCAGCACGGCTCCTCGGGAGGAGGATTGTGGGCTGACTTCGGGCAGACTGCCCACGTTTAATGAACCCATACGTTTGGAGATAAAACCCATCAAGGCCAGCTTGGGCATGAAGCTGGCTTCGGCGGAATCTATACCGGCCAGACTGGCCTGATGGGCCGCTTGCAGGGCCTGCACATCGGGCCGCTGGGCGATGGCTTTTTTTAATGTGTCATAGCCGGGGATGTCCAGATCATTGGGCAGGGGGTGGGTTGCGCTGTCG is a genomic window containing:
- a CDS encoding cytochrome c, whose product is MEKVSSSPQVENIDPTFEPWEPPRPIPIFLLAVLFALALAGVGLYLHDLAPHAAPDEPTAPIPASNVGGAPVVPVIAALKDAPVLVHSGQGSVWSCASCHGQAGEGAGITPRLAGMPEAYLLKQLEDFANGTRLNESMQYVARGLKPDDMKELASYYAKLPAPAIHVPSSDANLARGEVLFHQGDWKQNVPACISCHGSQGEGVGASFPPLAAQQAEYLFSQLSAWKGGHRHNSPQNLMDDIASRLSYEDLYAVSYYAASLPVDGQQAK
- a CDS encoding c-type cytochrome, with amino-acid sequence MKDTQHNGRSKPAMSGGRRLAWGAGIGVLLFAIGYGLNAKGWLSFSLGSPDEGTSQLGEATYSRAAMEADRKTQSKDKLAVTAGMPVGADGYYLPPAESSIPDTPYGEAVRRGRTIFMETSTSVSDHVGNTLACVNCHLDAGRREHSAPMWGAYIRYPAYRSKTKAISTLEDRIMGCFTYSMNAQASPSGVAPPAGSDVYRDLMTYMYWMSDGAPTGQKLPGSGFPKLNKTELGYDVARGKEVYTNNCVLCHAVDGQGQKDAESGVVFPPLWGANSYNWGAGMARIDTAAGFIKANMPLGKPFSLSDQDAWDVAAYINSHERPRDARQKGTVEQARVEFHNGEESYYGKEVNGVILGGGVEK
- a CDS encoding metallophosphoesterase, with protein sequence MSVARFSQNTLGRDIAVGDIHGCFTKLHASLKRIRFDPSKDRLFSVGDLVDRGPESHHVLEWLDLSWFHAICGNHEQLTWRRAIGQPIQEVDHRVHGGRWLDDCTSDEQALIAQRLQALPLAMEVETPLGLVGIVHADFPYDDWQHIHTDGFDAHDRHACMWSRDRYVTGYDGRVDGLRALVHGHQTTHKMRQLGNVFFIDTGGWLDHGHFTLLDLKRLVAL
- a CDS encoding cbb3-type cytochrome c oxidase subunit II, which encodes MNRLLPLLIGAIGVLLLATLMLVILPAWQLRTSEPPEPLKPYTAQQLLGREAYVANGCLYCHSQQPRSTGQTLFDTSQGWGRASTPGDYFYDSPHLLGTMRTGPDLFNVGARMKSRDWHLTHLYQPRAIFDWSLMPSYPYMFELKDQPAEGDVVVRLPESLQPAGKHVVARKEALDLVEYLLALDRTYATTAQELDKRDRGYDRRPAEALMDSGAK
- a CDS encoding aminotransferase class V-fold PLP-dependent enzyme, yielding MSQPRTPVDPDGLLEYSVVYTDRALNHMSKTFQDVMREISRTLKQVYQAHSAIVVPGSGSFGMEAVARQFATDRKCMVIRNGWFSYRWTQIFDMGSIPASTTVLKARPIEEGKQAAYAPAPIEEVVAAIQAEKPALVFAPHVETASGIMLPDDYMRQVAEAVHAVGGLFVLDCIASGTVWVDMKEVGVDVLISAPQKGWTGSACCGLVMLSERARQHIETTTSTSFACDLRKWLQIMETYENGAHAYHATLPTDSLKVLQEAMAETEALGFDWIRNRQLELGRKVRALLREHGFRSVAAAGFEAPGVVVCYTTDDGIHSAAKFAKAGLQAASGVPLQCDEPADFKTFRIGLFGLDKLNNLERSVERLAKALDAIEEQ
- a CDS encoding cbb3-type cytochrome c oxidase subunit I translates to MTPILGILLATSFVASLVALGILVWAVANKLIFVGKNEAETIFMKGELGQPDDSASFGGENEAQTHRFDVLRAGIDRSGRGPVLLLVTVGITWLLIGSVFGVVASLKLHWPDWLADVAQVTFGRARTLHLNIVAYGWLSVTGIGVALWLLPRIFHTPLRRPTMVYVGAALWTLGVLGGTIAVANGWSDGIEWLEFPWQIDILLAVGGFFLAWPAIETAANRKSRHIYVSGWYFLAGMVWFPFLFLVSNIPGLHIGAQQATVNWWFAHNVLGLWLTPMGVGAAYYIIPKIIGKPVYSYNVSLLGFWSLALFYSQVGIHHLMGGPVPTWAVTLSVVHSIMMFVPVIAVAINQHVTVAQNLWAFKQSMALRFVWIGALMYTLSSFQGSLEAIRSVNSVTHFTHYTVGHAHLGAYGFVSMVMFGTLYYMMPHILGRRWPFPALIKTHFWLVTAGFTIYVLALSIAGVVQGMGLMDPGSSFGEITRKMVPYLEARSMGGTMMTLGHFIFAAHFALLLLRKDSAVNATPTLAQADAS
- a CDS encoding ATP-binding protein translates to MSLRLRLLLIIGISLTVLWSAVATWMLMDARHSLREALDSRLAASARMVAGLVAQFPNLQDLAQSAEHPLDIIARDGVACEISVVRSEVEIQAVSRTAGSPDMSQVALGFSTHVHGGKRWRTFVLREGHIQIAAADSIEIRESLVREIMLSAGLPFVVALFGSLLLLWIGISHGLAPLERIRDLLSRRRPGDDSPLPNVNAPVELQPLLQTIEELLKRQQAAIMRERRFTDSAAHELRTPLTGIKTHIQVAHLAAQRPGERDTLDTALSQADQGVQQLQNILQRLLELARLDGQGASKESSQADEAVYAALHALKAIYGDTIDQITLDIRSQPGPVQIEKSLLTVAVQNLIDNALRYTQAQQPIRLRIEAEEPGYLRISVLDHGPGLSDSERDLAMNRFWRGSQQQAGYGLGLSIVNAIATQHGGTLELLNRQGGGLEARLTVPICAPRPLYH
- a CDS encoding response regulator, giving the protein MHVLLVEDDALVASGIVAGLRLHGLTVDHVGTASLADTALLSSHFDVCILDLGLPDQDGLTLLRRWREQGRKLPILILTARDALHHRVEGLLGGGDDYVIKPFDLDELLARLHVLTRRVAGHETDCIEYGRLSFCASTGHVTLDGKPVSLARRELSLLRALLNKPHTILSAEQLCDSVYGYGQDLESNAINVHIYHLRRKLGSHIVETVRGLGYKLGPAG